A genomic segment from Actinoplanes sichuanensis encodes:
- a CDS encoding response regulator transcription factor translates to MARVLVVEDEESFSDALSYMLRKEGFEVSVAATGTSALTQFDRTGADIVLLDLMLPEMSGTEVCRQLRQRSAVPIIMVTARDSEIDKVVGLEIGADDYVTKPYSPRELVARIRAVLRRQGADAPEVTTPTLAAGPVRMDVERHVVTVDGSGVQLPLKEFELLELLLRNAGRVLTRGQLIDRVWGADYVGDTKTLDVHVKRLRSKVEPEPSAPRYIVTVRGLGYKFEP, encoded by the coding sequence TGCGCAAAGAGGGTTTCGAGGTGTCGGTCGCTGCGACCGGTACCTCCGCCCTGACGCAGTTCGACCGGACCGGTGCCGACATCGTGCTGCTCGACCTCATGCTTCCGGAGATGTCCGGCACCGAGGTCTGCCGTCAGTTGCGGCAGCGCTCGGCGGTCCCGATCATCATGGTCACCGCCCGGGACAGCGAGATCGACAAGGTCGTCGGTCTGGAGATCGGGGCGGACGACTACGTCACGAAGCCGTACTCGCCTCGTGAGCTGGTCGCCCGGATCCGTGCCGTGCTCCGCCGCCAGGGCGCCGACGCGCCCGAGGTCACCACGCCGACCCTGGCCGCCGGCCCGGTGCGGATGGATGTCGAGCGTCACGTCGTCACCGTGGACGGCTCCGGCGTACAGCTGCCGCTGAAGGAGTTCGAGCTGCTCGAGCTGCTGCTGCGCAACGCCGGCCGGGTGCTGACCCGAGGCCAGCTGATCGACCGGGTCTGGGGTGCCGACTACGTCGGTGACACCAAGACGCTGGACGTGCACGTGAAGCGGCTGCGTTCCAAGGTGGAACCGGAGCCGTCGGCACCGCGCTACATCGTCACCGTGCGGGGTCTGGGCTACAAGTTCGAACCGTGA